In the genome of Brachypodium distachyon strain Bd21 chromosome 3, Brachypodium_distachyon_v3.0, whole genome shotgun sequence, the window TCAAATAGCCACTGACAATCTAAAATTCAGTGTTAATGAACCACGACAGAATACATGTTGGTGGTGTACATCAGAATTTCATCCGGTAACTGCAAAATAGACTGcttttttaggaaacaaaaTAGACACCACGTTTGTATAATCAGCATTTACGCAGGTAAAATGGAATAGCACTTTGCAGGAGGAAATTAAACAATACCTGCATAACAACAGGAAATGGAGTAACAGCTTACTAAACTGCGTTGGGTTGGCTTCTTTGTTTCtgtagttttttctttctttctttcagttATAAGAGAACTTAGGAAGTTTCCGCGAGATATAGCTGGGGCAAGTAGAAATATCGCACGGTACATTGACTTGTTCAATTACTTCAGTGTGGCTAGAAATAACTATTAAAAACAACAACTGCCTCAAAAACACCAACAGATGTACATGAAAATCTTTGTTGCGTGGCACCGATTATATAAAAAAGGACAGGGTGGCATCATAAACTATGTGGACGTGGTCCCTCCCTTTCCTTAAGACCAAAGCAATCGATAACTTCATAGCATAATACCTGAACCAGACATGATTACAACAAGGCCTGTTTGGCAATCAGCAACTACCTCGGTGACAAATCACTCAATGTGCCTACCCAGCGACCATAAAACTATGGAATTTGAGTGCTAACTACTAAGGTCTGCCCATAGCCATAAGAATCTCTGTGAGCTGGCAAGTAGACTAACCAAAGGCAAGTATGGCATTAGCTGTATCTAAATACTAGGGTCTCTATCATTGGCATTATAAACATATCCGGAAAAATGGGTATGTTATTCATAGTCCATAGTGTGATGGAGAAACACCACTGCATATGGTGTtatgcaaagaaaaacaaactacTTATGCGTAGTGTTCGCACGCCTTATTTTTTCTCCTCTGTTCCTTGGAAGTTACTGTAAAGAGGTTTCATTTCATACATGCAGTCTTGAAACTTAATGTGCATTTGTCATGTTAGATATTCGTGTATCTTTCTAAGCTCTACTTTGGTTCGAGCCTTTTGTCAAGGAGCAGACATTTGGCCCTTTATTATGGAACAGAAAAGAAGGATGCAGATACCTGATCTGAATTCAAACAAAAGCATGGGGCAGAGGATAGAAAACAGTGGAGCAGTAGTAGAGCATGTGTCAAGTGTAAAAAGAAAGGCATTCTTTTCGTGTATTATGAAGCCAACTTTTGAGCATTTCGCTGATGATATTCCTCCAAAAAGTGAAAAAGGTGGGGCAGGTAGGACGGTGAGACACTGAGACCTTGTGCAAGCTCTGCCTTTTGAATTAAGGAGACCCTACTTTGTCTGATCAAAGGGGCAATTGGAAAACTTAGCTAGGAAGGCAGCATTTTCCATCACCATTACAGAAATGGTTCAGTTGACTTAACACAGTGCACAATTAAAGGCTGAGTACAAAACTACAAGTTTCAGTTGAGTAAAGTTGGTTCTAAAAAGAAGAACTCCCCTTCAGCAGCAGTAAATCTCAGTAGGGCAGTAAATCTGAGTGGCAATTTTAGTATGATCAGTGAACCTATGGAACATTTTGGTCAGCAAAGCATTGGTATGGGCCTTGCAAAGGCTAAAGATACAGCAGCATCTAATCTGCACTGAGTCCAGAAATGAACCACTTGGTTTCAGTTTAGGAGTGAAGAACCATTAAATTATTAACCGAGGAAGTAAAAACAGGATGAGGACAACATTAGGTAGGCAATGGGGAGTGAGATTAGGTACGTAGCAGGCACAAGCACATGGATGGAATGGAAAGAACACGGGGTGTCCGGCCCCACAGAGAACACGGGCTGTCCTGCGCCATGGAGggccctcgccggcgccgcgggcgCAGGCAGGTAGAGCCGCCGGAGGAATTGATGACGGTAAATGTAACTGACAAACTGCTatgtcggcggcggggaaggaggAGTGGGAAAGGAAGGAAACCTTGAGCTGAGCGGTGACGGAGTCCTCCTGGTTGGCGGGGGCGATGAGGGTGGCgccggtggcggaggcggcgcctgCGAGCGCGAAGGAGTTGTGCGTCGTCAGCCACGAGTAGTTGTTGAAGGGGAGCCCCGTGCCCTGCGATGTCCATGGAGCAGAGCATCAGCCACCAAATCGATTCAATCCCAACAATCTCTGAACAACTGAAGAAGGAGCAGCTGAAttacgtgggtgagggggtcGATGGGGGAGGCGCGCGCGCAGATTTtggcctcgccgtcgccgcaggCGGCGCAGTGCAGCCCCGACCCGCAGTCGCCGGCGGCCGAGCAGCCGTCGCcttcccgcgccgccgcggctctGCCTGCagcgaagaagacgacgaggaggaggaagacggggagcaggcggaggcgggTGGCCATGGTTGGCAGCGACCTAGAGTACCGGAAAAGCAGCGAGAGCGCGGCGCGTCTTGAGGGCACGACAACGGCTATTATACCATGCCAGTCTCGGTCTCTCTGGCTTTGGTTGGTGAATGCCGGTGTTAATCCTCCACGAGAACAAACACTGATCCAAACCCAATTTCAAGTCCCTAATTAATGTGTGCCAGGGATTAGAGCAGAACGCGTGGATAGGAAGACTAAATTGGTGTTGCTCCAACTCATTACTCTTTGCCTACTGAAACAAATTCTTAATTTGAAGTTGAAGCCAACAAACGAATAGCTAGTCGTCGTTGTACTAATCAACACGGAGCATGGTTACGTGCATGGTGCCACCACACGTATACGCGTCTCCAAAACCTTCTTCAGTTTGAAAGGTTCaatctttattttatttctacCCGTTTCGAAAATGAAAGGTTCCATTTTTATCTAGGAATTTACCGGACACCGTTTCTCCCAAATCCTTCTTGGCTTTGTCAAAGTTCAATTTTTATTTATCAAACCCGAGCATTATTCTCCCTTCACACATGTCCCTGCTTAACCTACCATGTGTTAACGATTCCATGGTTCCATGTGTTTctctacggagtactacttaTTCTTCCTTTCTTGCCAGACAACTGCAGGATGAGTGGACGACTTGACTTGactttatttgtttttggttCTTCATTTCCTTCCTTTGAACCAACAACCCCAATCTTTTGTCAACTTACTAACAAGTCATGGCAATCCACTCTTAAGAAACACAGGGGGGGCAGCCAGCAAAAATCAAAAACCAATTTTGCTGCTGTGACCAGCAATGCCAGGCTTTTAGTCTAGTCACAGTGGAAATAACTTAAGCAGTAACATAAAAGGCCAACTAACCATTTTGATGACATGCATGGTattaaatgaagaaagagatggaggtggtaactagatatgttatcaTAACATCACAAACCAATGCAAGATAACCTAATAAATGACACTATGCATGACACgacatatatgttactaccctACTCTAAGTTACTCctcactatgaccagccttatGATTGTGATTCTATAGCCTAAGCTCCTATTTGGACAGCCAAAATACACCCAAAATTTTACACCCGCAAATGATCCAAGGACATTTTCTTTAAATATATgctgtagttttttttttgtttcacatCTAGAATACATATACAGCAGGATTTAGGACTCCATGCTGGACAAGCAAAGTACTGTTACTGGCTTACTGCTGCAAGTTCCTCACAAATTTTTACACACAACCTGCCCAGATCAGCTTCCTCTCTATACGAGCAGCACATTACATTACATATACAGCAAACTAGCTGCAGTAGCTTCAGCTAGGGCAAGCATGCCTGACCACCAGGCAGAACCTTTTCTCTGGCTTGATGAGAGCTCAGATCGGCTTCCACACACTGAGCACCTCCTGGAACATCTCCAGCATCAGCTCGCGGTCCGCGTGGTGGAAGAACCCGTCGATCTCGTCCCTCACGTCATAGATCTTGCCGAACACAAACAGGTAAGCCAGGCACCCCTTCTTCAGCTTCTCCAGCTGGTACAGCCACGCCACGTGGAGCCTCTCCAGCACGTTGGCCGAGCATATGTCCTCCAGAAGGCTCTCCTCGCAGCAGGCCTTGACCTCCGCAATGCCGTACTTATTCGCCGCGCCTAGCAGCGACACCCGGTGCTTCCAGAACTGCTCCTGATCGATCGTCCCGTACACGAAACCCAGGAGCGCCGAGCACGACTCCACAGTCATGTCGCTGATGTCGATCGTTGatgactccttctccttgagGTCGTGCAGGAACATGCTCTCGAACACGGGGGAACACGCCGCAAGCACCGATTTGTGCGCCTTTAGGACACCATCGGTCGTGTTTATGGTAACGTCGGCATGAATGGACTCTGTGAGCATGCGGGAGAGGGATCCGAGAGTGCTCTTGCTAGCAACTTTCTGTACCATGCCTTCATTTGGCCAGATTGATGAAGATGATTCAGTACCCTGTCGGTCCATTGGTTAGAACATGTTAATTAGCAGATAGTTATTTCACCAGGAAGATGTTCTATAAAACAGCAGGAAGGAGGAACCATTTGCAGCTGATAAGGGGGAAAAAGGAGAGGATACTTGCATTGTTGGTGGCTATCCTCAGGTCCAAGAACTCAACATCGATCGTAAAGCGCCCATGGGACATCGCATCGACTTGCCACACAAAATCATCGCTGCTTCGGAGAAGCTGCTCGATAACTATCACAAGGAATAAAAATAATTAGGTCTGCTAATCCGAGCGGTGAGTGCTATCATAGGGAATGAACCATTAAAGCAACAAAATGACTAGGGAATGAAACATCCAAGGAAAACTATCTTCTGTTCATTTAGATTATACTGCTAAACATATGCAACCTACATCGATCCCCAGACAATCACCATTGTCGCAGCTGATCAAGATCGAAATTACTCACCAACTCCTCTACAATTGCAAATCACAATTGGAAAAACTCTCTCCTCTTCAAGCCTATTTATCCTATCTACCTCCTTGCCTCCAAATGGTACTAGTAGTATTTTAGCTGGCATGAGAAAACTCCTCATAAAAATCAATCACCGACAATTCAATTCAACGACGGCACAAAGATGATCAGATCATATGTGTATAGCCTAATAACTGGTGATCTTTCACATTGCCTATGACCCTATGCGACCACACAAAGTCTGCAAGAACACATTGCCGTACTGCAAATGAAAACGCACCAAAAGCTTTCAGCCTTTTATCAAtcggaggagccggagatgCAAACCTGGGGAGACGCTGGAGCGGCGGGGCGGTCCGGCCCAGGAGACACGGAGCAGAAAGCGGGCGAACGGCGGCTGCTCCTTGGCCAGCCGGCCGGGCTCCGGGAAGAGCCGCACGTACACGGACCGGCTCTTCTCCACCGACAGGTACCTGTTTTGATTATCACCCAGCATCAAATCACTCAAGGCTCCGATCGAATTTCACGAATTTGTTGGGATTTGAGGAGGAAGGAGCCAGTAGAGAGGTACAGTACCAGTTCCAGATGCCGAGCTTGAAAGGGTCGGAGCGGCGGTAGGAGCAGGGGCCGAAGGTGTCGATGCGCCACTGCGCGAGGCGGGAGATGGTCTCCACCCGGGAGTCCGGCCCGCTcaggctgccgccgccgctcatcGTCGCCGGAGCCTTGCCTTTGGGACTTTGGGTGAGTAGGAGCAAAATGGGGATGAGATGACCCAGTCAGTTCAGTCAGTGACCTACTGACAATTGCTGCCCCTCGCAGAACTGATAGGtgggccagttcttttcggctcTGTACCGTCTTCTCTAAGAAGCTGTTCTCTCACAGCTTTATAGAGAAGCCGTCATCTAAATTTAATTAAGATATCAAACTAGTTTAGTCTAAACTATTTCGAAAACCTAACTAAATCAGAGatgcggcttctccaggaagtAAGGTGAGGGCAGCTTTTAGAAAAAGCCGATCCTATAAGCCAAAAAAAACGCACCCATAAAGATTCTCCCATTTTATTTAGTTTATGTCCACACAAAGTAAATTTGAATTCGAGGATTTCAAAATTTGTTTCTGAATTGGACTCCTAAAATGGATGCTTTTGCTCtaagttcagacttcagagatGCCATTCATATAAGATAAGCAAAATGAAATTAATGTACTCCAACCGGCCAgaattaattgtcgaaatattacatatatctatatgttttttaaacatagatacttcctccgatcctaaatttttgactcgaATTTGCTcatatatggatgtatctattcttaaaaagcgtctagatacatgtgatatttcgacaacaatttaggatcggagggagtacatcaatatttgggcaaatttgagacaagtaatatgggttggAGAGAGTaccaaaaaaggaaaaactttttaaacatagataatATGGGaggagggagtaaaaaaaaaaagaagaaatgaaaaatagGTCCTACCGGGATTCGAACCCAGGTCGCCAGATTCAAAGTCTGGAGTGCTAACCACTACACCATAGAACCATTCTGCCCATTTTAGGATATAACGACTTTAGTACGTGATGACGCTCCAAAAGCGAGAGATGACTGGCCCAAATCTGTCCTAAAACCAAGCCCATAAGCTGCTAATGGGCTCCCTAAAATTGTACTCCAATAACCCACCACTTAATAAGTGCACGATTACTTCAGCATTTTATAATGATTTTCCAAATAATTTCATTGTATATATACTCCATAGGTGGTCTTCATTGCAGCGCCCGcgatgtatatatgcatgttgtATATGGTGCTTCTCCCAGGCTTTTCCTTCGGCTGCATATCTTGTGCTTACAAGTTAGAAAGATCTATAACACTGCTACAAAACTCATCATTCTTGGTTGATGATCAGTTATGACCCAGGAGGAATAATCAGTGGTAAAATGTGGTAGATTTTACTAACATGTCCATATAGGACATATAACTTCCAAGTTATACAGTCCACAAACCCGTGTTGAGGAGTCATCACTAACATGTCCATATAGGACTCGCTCGTTCACGTCGAAGACATTACTCCCTAGCTAGATTGCTTGCAAGTACAAATCATTGTAATTACCACACATTTTATGTGGTAGATCATGATGCTTTTGTAGAAAAATGAAAGCGAAAACCAGCCTCCAAATTAAAGTCCTCCGCGAAACATGTCTTGCCAAAATAAAACTAAATAAATCAGTTACCACGATTGTTTGATTGTGATCTTTGGAGTAGTTGATTGGAttgaggtttttttttccagggtAGTGCATACACGGTTGCTTAGTACCGAATCACAAAAGATGCATAGAATTTAGCCGATCGAGATCATTGCATTGCATGAACAAGGACCAGTCGGCCGATGTTATCATTGATCTTAGTGCAAGTTGCCATCGGCCGCTGCTCCGCTCCGAGATCGATCGTCCctcaagcaaagcaaagcaaagatCTCCACAAGATTCCCCACGCAACATATATATGTTGTCATGATCAGTACTGAAATTACATGTATAATGTATTGTTGTTTTCGTGTATACATATCCTATGATGTACAATATATAAAAATGGAAGCGGTAAATATTAGTGAAGCAGATGTAAAATATGGTCTTCAAATTAATACACTATATACTCTTCCCATTGCATATGATCAATCGATTAATTGTCATGTATATGTAGTTAATCGGTCAAGATCACTTGAGTACGTTAATCTTTGCACATCTGTATAGCGTCAATTGTTCTTCGAGGAGCTCGTGGTAGgagctgctgccggcggcggctggccgTGGAAGAGCTGCGGCAGCGGTGTGGACGGTGGCTGCAGCAAGCTGCTCCACAAGTTCCAGTCCACTGTCGTCGGCGTTCCGGCTGCCATGGCGAGCTGTTCATCAGtagaagcagcagcacaggCGCCGTTGAGCGTCGTGGGGCTCCGGAGCGGCGGTGGCATGTCGCCGGAGATGGCAGAGGAGAAGTGTTGCACCTGCTGCTTGGACTCTGCCGCCGATGCCACGCCATGGTGATGTTCATCATGCGGtggtgcgccgccgccggccaccatgAGCCGCGCGCTAGGAGAGTAGTTGTCGGAGTAGTAGTAACTGGAGCCGAAGCCGtagcctccgccgccgccgttcatCATCGGGTACCCGCTGCCGCCgtaggaggaagaggagaaccTCTGTTGCTGGTTGGGCAGCGGCTTTACGAACGCGCGGCACACCACCCACCCTTCCTCCTGAAGGATCAAATCCACCAAATTTAATCCAGattatgaaaaaacaaatcatttcTGAATTATATGTAGACGACGATCAGTTGAGATAGATTATTTTGATTCATGTATGGAATTGGAATTTAAGATTGTTGATTCTTGCCTGTGTGGGCGCGTGCTGGTTGGATTGGAGGCGATACTCGTGGATGATCCAGTCGGTCTTGCGGCCGTTAGGCGCCCGCCCACGGTAGAACACCAGCGTCTTCCTCATCCcgatcatcatcatcgccgtcgccggagaagatgaagaagaagacaatgACGACATGACGGGCTTGTCTCTGCCGGTGGCCTTCCAGaatccggcggcggtggcgcggttGGTGCGCGTGCCGCTCGGGTACTTGCGGTCCTTGTAGCTG includes:
- the SWN6 gene encoding uncharacterized protein LOC100838301 translates to MEEQSSSASWCNTAAVPPGFRFHPTEEELVGYYLARKVQASSNSSSQNKMNKMDVLDIIQEVDLYRIEPWDLQERCGKYGGGGGGGGGQEDPAREEYYFFSYKDRKYPSGTRTNRATAAGFWKATGRDKPVMSSLSSSSSSPATAMMMIGMRKTLVFYRGRAPNGRKTDWIIHEYRLQSNQHAPTQEEGWVVCRAFVKPLPNQQQRFSSSSYGGSGYPMMNGGGGGYGFGSSYYYSDNYSPSARLMVAGGGAPPHDEHHHGVASAAESKQQVQHFSSAISGDMPPPLRSPTTLNGACAAASTDEQLAMAAGTPTTVDWNLWSSLLQPPSTPLPQLFHGQPPPAAAPTTSSSKNN
- the LOC100825528 gene encoding BTB/POZ domain-containing protein At1g21780; protein product: MSGGGSLSGPDSRVETISRLAQWRIDTFGPCSYRRSDPFKLGIWNWYLSVEKSRSVYVRLFPEPGRLAKEQPPFARFLLRVSWAGPPRRSSVSPVIEQLLRSSDDFVWQVDAMSHGRFTIDVEFLDLRIATNNGTESSSSIWPNEGMVQKVASKSTLGSLSRMLTESIHADVTINTTDGVLKAHKSVLAACSPVFESMFLHDLKEKESSTIDISDMTVESCSALLGFVYGTIDQEQFWKHRVSLLGAANKYGIAEVKACCEESLLEDICSANVLERLHVAWLYQLEKLKKGCLAYLFVFGKIYDVRDEIDGFFHHADRELMLEMFQEVLSVWKPI
- the SWN6 gene encoding uncharacterized protein LOC100838301 isoform X1, producing MSAGFLFLYPIGRIDVAMEEQSSSASWCNTAAVPPGFRFHPTEEELVGYYLARKVQASSNSSSQNKMNKMDVLDIIQEVDLYRIEPWDLQERCGKYGGGGGGGGGQEDPAREEYYFFSYKDRKYPSGTRTNRATAAGFWKATGRDKPVMSSLSSSSSSPATAMMMIGMRKTLVFYRGRAPNGRKTDWIIHEYRLQSNQHAPTQEEGWVVCRAFVKPLPNQQQRFSSSSYGGSGYPMMNGGGGGYGFGSSYYYSDNYSPSARLMVAGGGAPPHDEHHHGVASAAESKQQVQHFSSAISGDMPPPLRSPTTLNGACAAASTDEQLAMAAGTPTTVDWNLWSSLLQPPSTPLPQLFHGQPPPAAAPTTSSSKNN
- the SWN6 gene encoding uncharacterized protein LOC100838301 isoform X2, whose amino-acid sequence is MLAVAMEEQSSSASWCNTAAVPPGFRFHPTEEELVGYYLARKVQASSNSSSQNKMNKMDVLDIIQEVDLYRIEPWDLQERCGKYGGGGGGGGGQEDPAREEYYFFSYKDRKYPSGTRTNRATAAGFWKATGRDKPVMSSLSSSSSSPATAMMMIGMRKTLVFYRGRAPNGRKTDWIIHEYRLQSNQHAPTQEEGWVVCRAFVKPLPNQQQRFSSSSYGGSGYPMMNGGGGGYGFGSSYYYSDNYSPSARLMVAGGGAPPHDEHHHGVASAAESKQQVQHFSSAISGDMPPPLRSPTTLNGACAAASTDEQLAMAAGTPTTVDWNLWSSLLQPPSTPLPQLFHGQPPPAAAPTTSSSKNN